From the genome of Candidatus Methylomirabilota bacterium, one region includes:
- a CDS encoding LLM class flavin-dependent oxidoreductase → MRLGISLTSSHTVKDPREGARWMIERATAARAAGLDSLFVGDHHATPGVYYQNVPMMGRLLAEWNDRPAGCLFLLPLWNPVLIAEQVGTLAAIARGRFIFQCGLGDGQAQFLAMGANIKQRPSAFEESFDLVKRLLAGETVSSQGRFVVENAQVALRPAEPVEYWIGASVRPAIDRAARIADGWLASPGLTFEKAREQIGWYLDGCAKYGKKPTAVAVRRDIYVGESAAEADAVGQAVVKAGYRGFDPAALVWGSVEQVVEKFRALAPLGYTDIIVRHLTNDHAKVLGSLSRLAEVRRALQRS, encoded by the coding sequence ATGAGACTCGGCATCTCGCTCACGAGCAGCCACACCGTCAAGGATCCTCGCGAAGGCGCGCGGTGGATGATCGAGCGCGCGACCGCCGCGCGGGCGGCGGGGCTCGATTCCCTGTTCGTGGGCGATCACCACGCGACGCCGGGCGTGTACTACCAGAACGTGCCCATGATGGGGCGACTGCTCGCGGAGTGGAATGATAGGCCCGCCGGCTGCCTCTTTCTCCTCCCCCTGTGGAACCCCGTGCTCATCGCCGAGCAGGTCGGCACGCTGGCCGCCATCGCGCGCGGCCGCTTCATCTTCCAGTGCGGCCTGGGCGATGGCCAGGCGCAGTTCCTCGCCATGGGCGCCAACATCAAGCAGCGTCCATCCGCTTTCGAAGAATCCTTCGACCTCGTGAAGCGTCTCCTCGCCGGAGAGACCGTGTCCTCGCAAGGGCGCTTCGTCGTAGAGAACGCCCAGGTCGCCCTCCGGCCCGCCGAGCCCGTGGAGTACTGGATCGGTGCCAGCGTCCGTCCGGCCATCGATCGCGCCGCGCGCATCGCCGACGGCTGGCTTGCCTCCCCCGGGCTCACCTTCGAGAAAGCGCGCGAACAGATCGGCTGGTACCTGGATGGGTGCGCCAAGTACGGCAAGAAACCGACCGCCGTGGCCGTCAGACGGGACATCTACGTGGGCGAGTCAGCGGCAGAGGCGGACGCGGTCGGTCAGGCCGTGGTCAAGGCCGGCTATCGAGGCTTCGACCCGGCCGCCCTCGTGTGGGGCTCGGTCGAACAGGTCGTGGAGAAGTTCCGCGCCTTGGCACCCCTCGGCTACACGGACATCATCGTCCGCCACCTGACCAACGACCACGCCAAGGTCCTCGGCTCCCTCTCCCGTCTGGCCGAGGTGCGCCGCGCGCTTCAGCGCTCCTAA